Proteins found in one Triticum aestivum cultivar Chinese Spring chromosome 4D, IWGSC CS RefSeq v2.1, whole genome shotgun sequence genomic segment:
- the LOC123097092 gene encoding putative ATP synthase protein YMF19 — protein sequence MPQLDKLTYFSQFFWLCLLLFTFYILLFNNNNGILGISRILKLRNQLLSHRGGEIRSKDPKNLEDISRKGFSTGLSYMYSSLSEVSQWCKTVDYLGKRRKITLISDFGEISGSRGMERQILYLISKSSYNTSSSRITCWKNIMLTHVPHGQGSIIS from the coding sequence ATGCCTCAACTTGATAAATTAACTTATTTCTCACAATTCTTCTGGTTATGTCTTCTCCTCTTTACTTTTTATATTCTCTTATTTAATAATAATAATGGAATACTTGGAATTAGTAGAATTCTCAAACTACGGAACCAACTGCTTTCGCACCGGGGGGGCGAGATCCGGAGCAAGGACCCTAAGAATCTGGAAGATATCTCGAGAAAAGGTTTTAGCACCGGTCTCTCATATATGTACTCCAGTTTATCCGAAGTATCCCAATGGTGTAAGACCGTCGACTATTTGGGAAAAAGGAGGAAAATCACTCTGATCTCTGATTTCGGAGAAATAAGTGGCTCACGAGGAATGGAGAGACAGATTCTCTATTTGATCTCGAAGTCCTCATATAACACTTCTTCCAGTCGGATCACTTGTTGGAAAAACATAATGCTCACACATGTTCCACACGGGCAAGGAAGCATAATATCATGA